One stretch of Falco naumanni isolate bFalNau1 chromosome 7, bFalNau1.pat, whole genome shotgun sequence DNA includes these proteins:
- the TTLL6 gene encoding tubulin polyglutamylase TTLL6 isoform X2: MDMKRFQKINHFPGMIEICRKDLLARNLNRMLRLFPKEYNIFPRTWCLPADYGDFQAYRCTRKSRTFICKPESGCQGRGVFITHNLEEIKHGEHMICQQYISKPFLIDGFKFDMRIYVLVTSCDPLRIFVYKEGLARFATMRYIDPSSRNLVKKDDICMHLTNYAINRHNENFVQDDMMGSKRKLSTLNAWMTENGYNTTKLWEDIEDIIIKTLISAHAVVKHNYQSFFPNHTTGCACFEILGFDILLDRKLKPWLLEVNHSPSFNTDSRLDREVKDALLCDTISLINVHACNKWKVLEEDRQRAKERLLQARQTPRASRREELESDQAAWLAQAEKYENSHLGGYRRIYPACGTEKYEPFFKQSRSLFQETASSKAREECARQQLKEIHLKKEKLEALTGKKKTKRKEDLHGESAGDKSQVHTKTRAPTTHLTYRSTKAWDRKIQRVQYDSMQPQNIVEYEEKKRVNALQRRENLIRRLGIINKLSQLLPTTNTPADTQRSCTIISKSQPQFLLDDLGGQDTHHLVMLIPLSPLGGAVRPLGQQLVHKCRAKAQPPAALGSDPATAGTFFIQGQSILYHEQHNALHGLRAQDRGWLWGQAAWTAAVTQPRTEPKGLQARGQWLPGAGNEAEDCEAGELSFHSGNCPPGSPVSTAEATSDGTFSHIAAQELPISAACVKHTCASRHASASRHASASCHASASCHASASCHASASHARSLTSAGSAAEGMPTQGPPPRGRLPKNQGCWTGLVAPSQTRGRLLRP, translated from the exons ATGGATATGAAGCGTTTTCAG AAAATCAACCATTTTCCAGGCATGATAGAGATCTGCCGTAAGGACTTGTTGGCTCGCAACCTTAACCGCATGCTCAGGCTTTTCCCCAAGGAATACAATATCTTTCCCCGCACTTGGTGCCTGCCAGCTGA CTACGGAGATTTCCAGGCCTACAGATGCACgaggaaaagcagaacattCATCTGCAAGCCAGAGAGCGGCTGCCAAGGGAGAGGTGTCTTCATAACACATAATTTAGAGGAGATCAAGCATGGAGAGCATATGATCTGTCAGCAGTATATCTCTAAG cCTTTCCTTATTGATGGCTTTAAATTTGACATGCGTATCTATGTGCTGGTCACATCTTGTGACCCGCTGAGGATTTTTGTCTACAAGGAGGGTCTTGCCCGGTTTGCCACCATGAGGTACATTGatcccagcagcagaaacctgGTAAAAAAG GATGATATCTGCATGCATTTGACCAACTATGCCATCAACAGACATAATGAAAACTTCGTCCAGGATGACATGATGGGCAGTAAGAG GAAACTGTCCACCCTGAATGCCTGGATGACAGAAAACGGCTATAACACAACAAAACTCTGGGAAGATATTGAAGATATTATTATAAAGACTCTTATTTCAGCTCACGCTGTTGTGAAGCACAATTACCAAAGCTTCTTTCCAAACCATACTACTGGCTGCGCCTGCTTTGAGATACTGGGTTTTGATATTTTGCTAGACAGAAAGCTGAAGCCATGGCTGCTAGAG GTGAACCACTCTCCCAGCTTCAACACAGACTCTCGCCTAGACCGTGAGGTGAAGGATGCTCTTCTCTGTGATACCATCAGCCTGATAAATGTGCATGCCTGTAACAAATGGAAGGTGCTGGAGGAAGACAGACAGCGGGCAAAGGAACGGCTCCTCCAGGCCCGTCAGACTCCCCGCGCATCCAG ACGTGAGGAGTTAGAGAGCGAccaggctgcctggctggctCAGGCAGAGAAGTATGAGAACTCGCACTTGGGTGGTTACCGGCGCATTTATCCAGCATGTGGAACAGAGAAGTATGAGCCATTTTTCAAGCAGAGCAGATCCCTCTTCCAGGAAACAGCATCATCCAAAGCACGAGAGGAGTGTGCCAG GCAGCAACTGAAGGAAATCcacctgaaaaaagaaaagttggaAGCTCTTACcgggaagaagaaaacaaagaggaaggaagacCTGCACGGAGAGTCAGCTGGGGACAAATCCCAGGTCCATACTAAAACCAGAGCTCCTACAACCCACCTCACCTACAGAAGCACGAAAGCATGGGACAGAAAG ATACAGCGTGTGCAGTACGATTCTATGCAACCCCAGAATATTGTGGAATatgaggagaagaaaagagtCAATGCTCTTCAGCGGCGTGAGAACCTTATCCGACGCCTGGGCATTATAAATaagctctcccagctgctccccacaaCCAACACACCAGCTGACACCCAGAGGTCCTGCACCATTATCTCCAAGAGCCAG ccaCAGTTTCTCTTGGATGACCTCGGAGGCCAGGACACTCACCACTTAGTGATGCTCATCCCGCTCTCGCCCCTGGGAGGTGCAGTCCGGCCTTTGGGACAGCAGCTTGTACACAAATGTAGAGCCAAAGcccagccaccagctgccctgggctcaGATCCTGCCACCGCGGGCACCTTCTTCATTCAAGGCCAGAGCATCCTTTACCATGAGCAGCATAATGCACTGCACGGCCTGCGGGCACAGGacaggggctggctgtggggccAGGCAGCATGGACAGCAGCAGTTACCCAGCCCCGCACCGAACCCAAGGGGCTGCAGGCGAGAGGCCAGTGGCTCCCTGGTGCTGGAAACGAGGCAGAAGACT GTGAAGCTGGTGAGCTGTCCTTCCACTCAGGCAACTGTCCCCCGGGGTCCCCGGTCAGCACTGCGGAGGCCACAAGCGATGGCACCTTCAGCCACATTGCGGCTCAGGAGCTGCCCATCTCCGCCGCTTGCGTGAAGCACACATGTGCCTCGCGCCACGCCAGCGCCTCGCGCCACGCCAGCGCCTCGTGCCACGCCAGCGCCTCGTGCCACGCCAGCGCCTCGTGCCACGCCAGCGCCTCGCACGCTCGCAGCCTGACAAGCGCAGGTAGCGCGGCGGAGGGGATGCCCACGCAGGGCCCTCCTCCCCGTGGGCGCTTGCCCAAGAACCAGGGCTGCTGGACGGGGCTGGTTGCCCCCAGCCAGACCCGGGGCCGGTTGCTGCGACCATAA
- the TTLL6 gene encoding tubulin polyglutamylase TTLL6 isoform X1: MLCPWLLWGFNSPWYLYPLPGPLSSACFGTVRRAAQCCGLKEVGEDEEWTVYWTDYSVSLERIMDMKRFQKINHFPGMIEICRKDLLARNLNRMLRLFPKEYNIFPRTWCLPADYGDFQAYRCTRKSRTFICKPESGCQGRGVFITHNLEEIKHGEHMICQQYISKPFLIDGFKFDMRIYVLVTSCDPLRIFVYKEGLARFATMRYIDPSSRNLVKKDDICMHLTNYAINRHNENFVQDDMMGSKRKLSTLNAWMTENGYNTTKLWEDIEDIIIKTLISAHAVVKHNYQSFFPNHTTGCACFEILGFDILLDRKLKPWLLEVNHSPSFNTDSRLDREVKDALLCDTISLINVHACNKWKVLEEDRQRAKERLLQARQTPRASRREELESDQAAWLAQAEKYENSHLGGYRRIYPACGTEKYEPFFKQSRSLFQETASSKAREECARQQLKEIHLKKEKLEALTGKKKTKRKEDLHGESAGDKSQVHTKTRAPTTHLTYRSTKAWDRKIQRVQYDSMQPQNIVEYEEKKRVNALQRRENLIRRLGIINKLSQLLPTTNTPADTQRSCTIISKSQPQFLLDDLGGQDTHHLVMLIPLSPLGGAVRPLGQQLVHKCRAKAQPPAALGSDPATAGTFFIQGQSILYHEQHNALHGLRAQDRGWLWGQAAWTAAVTQPRTEPKGLQARGQWLPGAGNEAEDCEAGELSFHSGNCPPGSPVSTAEATSDGTFSHIAAQELPISAACVKHTCASRHASASRHASASCHASASCHASASCHASASHARSLTSAGSAAEGMPTQGPPPRGRLPKNQGCWTGLVAPSQTRGRLLRP, translated from the exons ATGCTCTGTCCCTGGTTACTTTGGGGATTCAACAGTCCCTGGTACTTATATCCTCTACCTGGCCCCTTGTCATCTGCTTGCTTTGGTACAGTACGCCgggcagcacagtgctgtgggcTGAAAGAAGTGGGAGAAGATGAGGAGTGGACAGTGTATTGGACGGACTACTCGGTCTCTCTGGAGCGCATCATGGATATGAAGCGTTTTCAG AAAATCAACCATTTTCCAGGCATGATAGAGATCTGCCGTAAGGACTTGTTGGCTCGCAACCTTAACCGCATGCTCAGGCTTTTCCCCAAGGAATACAATATCTTTCCCCGCACTTGGTGCCTGCCAGCTGA CTACGGAGATTTCCAGGCCTACAGATGCACgaggaaaagcagaacattCATCTGCAAGCCAGAGAGCGGCTGCCAAGGGAGAGGTGTCTTCATAACACATAATTTAGAGGAGATCAAGCATGGAGAGCATATGATCTGTCAGCAGTATATCTCTAAG cCTTTCCTTATTGATGGCTTTAAATTTGACATGCGTATCTATGTGCTGGTCACATCTTGTGACCCGCTGAGGATTTTTGTCTACAAGGAGGGTCTTGCCCGGTTTGCCACCATGAGGTACATTGatcccagcagcagaaacctgGTAAAAAAG GATGATATCTGCATGCATTTGACCAACTATGCCATCAACAGACATAATGAAAACTTCGTCCAGGATGACATGATGGGCAGTAAGAG GAAACTGTCCACCCTGAATGCCTGGATGACAGAAAACGGCTATAACACAACAAAACTCTGGGAAGATATTGAAGATATTATTATAAAGACTCTTATTTCAGCTCACGCTGTTGTGAAGCACAATTACCAAAGCTTCTTTCCAAACCATACTACTGGCTGCGCCTGCTTTGAGATACTGGGTTTTGATATTTTGCTAGACAGAAAGCTGAAGCCATGGCTGCTAGAG GTGAACCACTCTCCCAGCTTCAACACAGACTCTCGCCTAGACCGTGAGGTGAAGGATGCTCTTCTCTGTGATACCATCAGCCTGATAAATGTGCATGCCTGTAACAAATGGAAGGTGCTGGAGGAAGACAGACAGCGGGCAAAGGAACGGCTCCTCCAGGCCCGTCAGACTCCCCGCGCATCCAG ACGTGAGGAGTTAGAGAGCGAccaggctgcctggctggctCAGGCAGAGAAGTATGAGAACTCGCACTTGGGTGGTTACCGGCGCATTTATCCAGCATGTGGAACAGAGAAGTATGAGCCATTTTTCAAGCAGAGCAGATCCCTCTTCCAGGAAACAGCATCATCCAAAGCACGAGAGGAGTGTGCCAG GCAGCAACTGAAGGAAATCcacctgaaaaaagaaaagttggaAGCTCTTACcgggaagaagaaaacaaagaggaaggaagacCTGCACGGAGAGTCAGCTGGGGACAAATCCCAGGTCCATACTAAAACCAGAGCTCCTACAACCCACCTCACCTACAGAAGCACGAAAGCATGGGACAGAAAG ATACAGCGTGTGCAGTACGATTCTATGCAACCCCAGAATATTGTGGAATatgaggagaagaaaagagtCAATGCTCTTCAGCGGCGTGAGAACCTTATCCGACGCCTGGGCATTATAAATaagctctcccagctgctccccacaaCCAACACACCAGCTGACACCCAGAGGTCCTGCACCATTATCTCCAAGAGCCAG ccaCAGTTTCTCTTGGATGACCTCGGAGGCCAGGACACTCACCACTTAGTGATGCTCATCCCGCTCTCGCCCCTGGGAGGTGCAGTCCGGCCTTTGGGACAGCAGCTTGTACACAAATGTAGAGCCAAAGcccagccaccagctgccctgggctcaGATCCTGCCACCGCGGGCACCTTCTTCATTCAAGGCCAGAGCATCCTTTACCATGAGCAGCATAATGCACTGCACGGCCTGCGGGCACAGGacaggggctggctgtggggccAGGCAGCATGGACAGCAGCAGTTACCCAGCCCCGCACCGAACCCAAGGGGCTGCAGGCGAGAGGCCAGTGGCTCCCTGGTGCTGGAAACGAGGCAGAAGACT GTGAAGCTGGTGAGCTGTCCTTCCACTCAGGCAACTGTCCCCCGGGGTCCCCGGTCAGCACTGCGGAGGCCACAAGCGATGGCACCTTCAGCCACATTGCGGCTCAGGAGCTGCCCATCTCCGCCGCTTGCGTGAAGCACACATGTGCCTCGCGCCACGCCAGCGCCTCGCGCCACGCCAGCGCCTCGTGCCACGCCAGCGCCTCGTGCCACGCCAGCGCCTCGTGCCACGCCAGCGCCTCGCACGCTCGCAGCCTGACAAGCGCAGGTAGCGCGGCGGAGGGGATGCCCACGCAGGGCCCTCCTCCCCGTGGGCGCTTGCCCAAGAACCAGGGCTGCTGGACGGGGCTGGTTGCCCCCAGCCAGACCCGGGGCCGGTTGCTGCGACCATAA
- the VPS33B gene encoding vacuolar protein sorting-associated protein 33B isoform X1 has protein sequence MAFAGRRDVPEPPDFAILKRLARDQLIYLLEQLPGKKDLFIEADLMSPLDRIANVSILKQHEVDKLYKVDSRPALSTSDQFCFLVRPRIKTMRYIADIVNADKMSGRSRKYKIIFSPQKFYACEMVLEEEGVFGDVTCDEWSFYLLPLDEDIISMELPEFFRDYFLEGDHRWINSIARALQLLNSLYGPFGKAYGIGRCAKMSYELWRDLEEESEGDGQGRRPEIGNIFLMDRDTDYVTALCSQVVYEGLVDDTFRIKCGSVDFGPDVTSSDKSIKVLLNAQDKVFSQIRNEHFSSVFGFLSQKSRNLQAQYDRRRGMDIKQMKNFVSQELKGLKQEHRLLSLHIGACESIMKKKTKQDFQEMIKAEHSLLEGFDIRESTSFIEEHIDRQVSPIESLRLMCLLSITENGLVPKDYRSLKTQYLQSYGPEHLLTFHNLKRIGLLTEQSAGETLTAVESRVSKLVTDRAAGKITDAFNSLARRSNFRAISKKLGLIPRVDGEYDLKMPRDMAYVFSGAYIPLSCKIIEQVLERRGWLGLEEVVRLLNGNEFSVSGNAGLNGNEFSVSDSSVEDNPAWESQRIVLAVFLGGCTFSEIAALRFLGKERGCKFIFLTTAITSSARMMEAMIEAKA, from the exons ATGGCCTTCGCCGGCCGTCGCGACGTGCCCGAGCCGCCCGACTTCGCTATCCTGAAGCGGCTGGCGCGGGACCAGCTCATCTacctgctggagcag CTCCCCGGGAAGAAGGACCTGTTCATCGAGGCCGACCTGATGAGCCCTCTGGACCGCATCGCCAACGTCTCCATCCTAAAG cagcacgaGGTGGACAAGCTGTACAAGGTGGACAGCCGGCCGGCCCTCAGCACCAGCGACCA GTTCTGTTTCCTTGTCCGGCCGCGGATCAAGACGATGAGGTACATTGCTG ATATTGTCAATGCCGACAAGATGTCGGGGAGGAGCAGGAAGTACAAGATTATCTTCAGCCCCCAAAAG TTTTATGCTTGTGAGATGGtgctggaggaagagggagTCTTTGGTG ATGTCACCTGTGATGAATGGTCCTTCTACCTGCTCCCCCTGGACGAAGACATCATCAGCATGGAGCTGCCTGAGTTCTTTCGCGACTACTTCTTG GAGGGAGATCACCGCTGGATCAACTCCATCGCTCGAGCCCTGCAGTTACTGAACTCCCTGTATGGGCCTTTCGGCAAGGCCTATGGAATTGGCCGGTGTGCCAAG ATGAGCTACGAGCTGTGGCGGGACCTGGAGGAGGAGAGTGAGGGCGatggccagggcaggaggcCTGAGATTGGCAACATCTTCCTCATGGACAGAG ACACGGACTACGTGACAGCGCTGTGCTCCCAGGTGGTGTACGAGGGGCTGGTGGACGACACCTTCCGCATCAAGTGTG GGAGTGTGGATTTTGGGCCAGACGTCACCTCTTCTGACAAGAGCATTAAGGTTCTGCTCAATGCCCAGGACAAA GTCTTCAGCCAGATTCGGAATGAGCACTTCTCCAGCGTGTTCGGCTTCCTTAGCCAGAAGTCGCGCAACCTGCAGGCACAGTATGAC CGGCGCCGCGGCATGGACATCAAGCAGATGAAGAACTTTGTCTCCCAGGAACTGAAGGGATTAAAGCAAGAGCATCGCTTGCTGAGCCTGC ATATTGGTGCTTGCGAGTCcatcatgaaaaagaaaaccaagcagGACTTCCAGGAGATGATCAAGGCTGAACATT ctctgctcgAGGGCTTCGACATCCGTGAGAGCACCAGCTTCATAGAGGAGCACATTGACCGGCAG GTGTCCCCCATCGAGAGCCTGCGCCTGATGTGCCTCCTGTCCATCACAGAGAACG GTCTTGTCCCCAAAGACTACCGCTCGCTGAAAACCCAGTACCTGCAG AGCTATGGGCCTGAGCACTTGCTGACCTTTCACAACCTCAAGCGCATCGGGCTGCTGACCGAGCAGTCAGCTGGAGAGACCCTGACTGCTGTGGAAAGCAGAGTCAGCAAGCTGGTGACGGACCGCGCTGCCG GAAAGATCACAGATGCGTTTAATTCTTTGGCCAGGAGGAGCAATTTTCGAGCCATAAGCAAGAAGCTGGGGTTG ATTCCCCGGGTGGACGGAGAATATGACCTGAAGATGCCTCGGGACATGGCTTATGTTTTCAGCGGGGCCTACATCCCCCTGAGCTGCAAGATCATCGAGCAG GTGCTGGAGCgccggggctggctgggcctggAGGAGGTCGTGCGGCTGCTCAATGGCAACGAGTTCTCGGTCTCAGGTAATGCTGGGCTCAATGGCAACGAGTTCTCGGTCTCAG ACAGCAGCGTGGAGGACAATCCGGCCTGGGAGTCCCAGCGCATTGTCCTCGCTGTCttcctggggggctgcacctTCTCTGAGATCGCTGCGCTCCGGttcctggggaaggagagag GGTGCAAGTTCATCTTCCTGACCACGGCCATCACCAGCAGCGCCCGGATGATGGAGGCCATGATCGAGGCCAAGGCGTGA
- the VPS33B gene encoding vacuolar protein sorting-associated protein 33B isoform X2, which yields MAFAGRRDVPEPPDFAILKRLARDQLIYLLEQLPGKKDLFIEADLMSPLDRIANVSILKQHEVDKLYKVDSRPALSTSDQFCFLVRPRIKTMRYIADIVNADKMSGRSRKYKIIFSPQKFYACEMVLEEEGVFGDVTCDEWSFYLLPLDEDIISMELPEFFRDYFLEGDHRWINSIARALQLLNSLYGPFGKAYGIGRCAKMSYELWRDLEEESEGDGQGRRPEIGNIFLMDRDTDYVTALCSQVVYEGLVDDTFRIKCGSVDFGPDVTSSDKSIKVLLNAQDKVFSQIRNEHFSSVFGFLSQKSRNLQAQYDRRRGMDIKQMKNFVSQELKGLKQEHRLLSLHIGACESIMKKKTKQDFQEMIKAEHSLLEGFDIRESTSFIEEHIDRQVSPIESLRLMCLLSITENGLVPKDYRSLKTQYLQSYGPEHLLTFHNLKRIGLLTEQSAGETLTAVESRVSKLVTDRAAGKITDAFNSLARRSNFRAISKKLGLIPRVDGEYDLKMPRDMAYVFSGAYIPLSCKIIEQVLERRGWLGLEEVVRLLNGNEFSVSDSSVEDNPAWESQRIVLAVFLGGCTFSEIAALRFLGKERGCKFIFLTTAITSSARMMEAMIEAKA from the exons ATGGCCTTCGCCGGCCGTCGCGACGTGCCCGAGCCGCCCGACTTCGCTATCCTGAAGCGGCTGGCGCGGGACCAGCTCATCTacctgctggagcag CTCCCCGGGAAGAAGGACCTGTTCATCGAGGCCGACCTGATGAGCCCTCTGGACCGCATCGCCAACGTCTCCATCCTAAAG cagcacgaGGTGGACAAGCTGTACAAGGTGGACAGCCGGCCGGCCCTCAGCACCAGCGACCA GTTCTGTTTCCTTGTCCGGCCGCGGATCAAGACGATGAGGTACATTGCTG ATATTGTCAATGCCGACAAGATGTCGGGGAGGAGCAGGAAGTACAAGATTATCTTCAGCCCCCAAAAG TTTTATGCTTGTGAGATGGtgctggaggaagagggagTCTTTGGTG ATGTCACCTGTGATGAATGGTCCTTCTACCTGCTCCCCCTGGACGAAGACATCATCAGCATGGAGCTGCCTGAGTTCTTTCGCGACTACTTCTTG GAGGGAGATCACCGCTGGATCAACTCCATCGCTCGAGCCCTGCAGTTACTGAACTCCCTGTATGGGCCTTTCGGCAAGGCCTATGGAATTGGCCGGTGTGCCAAG ATGAGCTACGAGCTGTGGCGGGACCTGGAGGAGGAGAGTGAGGGCGatggccagggcaggaggcCTGAGATTGGCAACATCTTCCTCATGGACAGAG ACACGGACTACGTGACAGCGCTGTGCTCCCAGGTGGTGTACGAGGGGCTGGTGGACGACACCTTCCGCATCAAGTGTG GGAGTGTGGATTTTGGGCCAGACGTCACCTCTTCTGACAAGAGCATTAAGGTTCTGCTCAATGCCCAGGACAAA GTCTTCAGCCAGATTCGGAATGAGCACTTCTCCAGCGTGTTCGGCTTCCTTAGCCAGAAGTCGCGCAACCTGCAGGCACAGTATGAC CGGCGCCGCGGCATGGACATCAAGCAGATGAAGAACTTTGTCTCCCAGGAACTGAAGGGATTAAAGCAAGAGCATCGCTTGCTGAGCCTGC ATATTGGTGCTTGCGAGTCcatcatgaaaaagaaaaccaagcagGACTTCCAGGAGATGATCAAGGCTGAACATT ctctgctcgAGGGCTTCGACATCCGTGAGAGCACCAGCTTCATAGAGGAGCACATTGACCGGCAG GTGTCCCCCATCGAGAGCCTGCGCCTGATGTGCCTCCTGTCCATCACAGAGAACG GTCTTGTCCCCAAAGACTACCGCTCGCTGAAAACCCAGTACCTGCAG AGCTATGGGCCTGAGCACTTGCTGACCTTTCACAACCTCAAGCGCATCGGGCTGCTGACCGAGCAGTCAGCTGGAGAGACCCTGACTGCTGTGGAAAGCAGAGTCAGCAAGCTGGTGACGGACCGCGCTGCCG GAAAGATCACAGATGCGTTTAATTCTTTGGCCAGGAGGAGCAATTTTCGAGCCATAAGCAAGAAGCTGGGGTTG ATTCCCCGGGTGGACGGAGAATATGACCTGAAGATGCCTCGGGACATGGCTTATGTTTTCAGCGGGGCCTACATCCCCCTGAGCTGCAAGATCATCGAGCAG GTGCTGGAGCgccggggctggctgggcctggAGGAGGTCGTGCGGCTGCTCAATGGCAACGAGTTCTCGGTCTCAG ACAGCAGCGTGGAGGACAATCCGGCCTGGGAGTCCCAGCGCATTGTCCTCGCTGTCttcctggggggctgcacctTCTCTGAGATCGCTGCGCTCCGGttcctggggaaggagagag GGTGCAAGTTCATCTTCCTGACCACGGCCATCACCAGCAGCGCCCGGATGATGGAGGCCATGATCGAGGCCAAGGCGTGA
- the HDDC3 gene encoding guanosine-3',5'-bis(diphosphate) 3'-pyrophosphohydrolase MESH1, translated as MEQMRFLRQELPEEWPLERLAQGFGVSPDVVRRVLRGRGCPPPHRRLRQDAKALSAAPGPPSAAGAEVRAPRRDAAVPAAARPGRAGARRAINGGRGPASRAVSAAPAMGSEAARLLAAADFAARKHKAQRRKDPEGTPYINHPIGVARILAHEAGVTDLVVLQAALLHDTVEDTDTTFSEIEEQFGEEVRRVVEEVTDDKTLPKMERKRLQVEHAPGSSPQAKLVKLADKLYNLRDLNRCTPEGWSSERVQEYFRWAARVVAGLRGTSPPLEMALQRLFEERGLAL; from the exons ATGGAGCAGATGCG GTTCCTGCGGCAGGAGCTGCCCGAGGAGTGGCCGCTGGAGCGCCTGGCCCAGGGCTTCGGCGTCAGCCCCGACGTGGTGCGGCGGgtgctgcggggccggggctgccccccgccgcaCCGCCGCCTGCGGCAGGACGCCAAGGCGCTGAgcgccgccccgggcccgccaTCGGCCGCCGGCGCGGAAGTGCGCGCCCCCCGACGGGACGCTGCTGTACCGGCTGCCGCgaggccggggcgggccggggcccgGCGCGCAATAAACGGCGGGAGGGGACCCGCCTCCCGCGCCGTTTCCGCCGCGCCGGCCATGGGCTCGGAGGCGGCACGGCTGCTGGCGGCGGCGGACTTCGCTGCCAGAAAGCACAAGGCGCAGCGGCGGAAGGACCCCGAGGGCACCCCCTACATCAACCACCCCATCG GCGTAGCCAGGATCTTGGCCCACGAGGCTGGTGTGACAGACCTTGTCGTGCTGCAG GCCGCCCTCCTGCACGACACGGTGGAGGACACAGACACCACCTTCTCCGAGATCGAGGAGCAGTTCGGGGAGGAGGTCCGGCGTGTCGTGGAGGAGGTGACCGATGACAAGACCCTGCCCAAGATGGAGCGAAAGCGCCTGCAGGTCGAGCACGCgccaggcagcagcccccaggccaAGCTGGTCAAGCTCGCCGACAAGCTCTACAACCTGCGAGACCTAAACCGCTGCACCCCGGAAG GGTGGTCGTCGGAGCGGGTGCAGGAGTACTTCCGCTGGGCGGCGCGGGTGGTGGCCGGTCTCCGCGGGACGAGCCCGCCGCTGGAGATGGCGCTGCAGCGGCTCTTCGAGGAGCGCGGCCTGGCCCTGTGA